In Malus sylvestris chromosome 15, drMalSylv7.2, whole genome shotgun sequence, a single genomic region encodes these proteins:
- the LOC126602948 gene encoding uncharacterized protein LOC126602948 has product MPPRRDPRRAAEPNFPDITQLGAAMAQAFQANIRPPQRTPVETMYNLKLETFEGNEGYEGAEKWLDRIEQTFQVMQSQGNLPANRWVETTTWFLGREPAAWWINQSRHMAPERAAEWEVFKENFMKRFVPPEYIDRKKQEFTSLKQRNMSAHEYYRKFTDLSRYDSDLAGNQAEMLRRFKLGSKKKYRTFANALPCADYHEYFEILVRMEDSDNLPDSEDEEDKGNGQKKNEKGKGVSIPGPRQTQNFKKSGMSSSSSSGGFSATGPRRGGGRFGNGPRFSGQRGFSGAGSSGPPLCRRCNFRHHGECRRSSGACFTCGQTGHRAMYCPQNQQRPQQPVMPTSAPTQQNFNSGSYGQGGRGGAYHYQGDAAPYAPGQYHYSQDPYFQSGYSQDQGGYTSYPSIPASGSQWYQGGQPQQSGVAASSTGSFRPPAQAGQ; this is encoded by the coding sequence atgccgcctcgtagagatccTCGCCGTGCTGCTGAGCCTAATTTCCCCGATATAACTCAGTTAGGGGCAGCAATGGCTCAAGCTTTTCAGGCTAATATCCGTCCTCCTCAGAGAACGCCCGTAGAGACGATGTATAATCTGAAATTGGAAACCTTTGAGGGAAATGAAGGTTATGAAGGGGCAGAAAAGTGGTTGGATCGAATTGAGCAGACCTTTCAAGTGATGCAAAGTCAGGGAAACCTGCCAGCTAATAGATGGGTGGAGACTACCACCTGGTTTTTGGGCCGTGAGCCAGCTGCGTGGTGGATAAATCAGTCGAGGCACATGGCACCTGAAAGGGCAGCCGAATGGGAGGTatttaaggaaaattttatgaaGAGATTTGTTCCTCCGGAATATATAGATCGCAAGAAACAGGAATTCACCAGTCTGAAGCAGAGAAATATGTCTGCACATGAGTACTACAGGAAGTTTACTGATTTATCCCGTTATGATTCTGATTTAGCGGGTAATCAAGCAGAAATGCTTCGTCGTTTCAAGCTAGGATCTAAGAAGAAGTACAGAACGTTTGCCAATGCACTTCCCTGTGCCGATTATCATGAGTATTTTGAGATTCTGGTCAGGATGGAAGACTCTGATAATCTTCCGGACAGTGAGGATGAAGAGGATAAGGGTAATGgtcagaagaaaaatgagaaaggtAAAGGTGTTTCCATTCCAGGACCTCGTCAGAcgcagaatttcaagaaaagtggaaTGAGTTCGAGTTCTTCCAGTGGTGGATTTAGTGCCACAGGTCCGAGGAGAGGAGGTGGTAGGTTTGGTAATGGACCTAGATTTTCTGGTCAGAGAGGCTTTAGTGGTGCTGGTAGTTCGGGTCCTCCGTTATGTCGCCGTTGTAATTTCcgacatcatggggaatgtaggAGAAGCAGTGGTGCATGCTTTACATGTGGTCAGACAGGACATAGAGCTATGTATTGTCCCCAGAATCAGCAGAGGCCCCAGCAGCCTGTTATGCCAACATCAGCACCGACTCAACAGAACTTTAATTCAGGCAGTTATGGCCAGGgtggtcgtggtggtgcttatcACTATCAGGGTGATGCTGCTCCTTATGCTCCGGGACAGTATCACTATTCCCAGGATCCTTATTTTCAGAGTGGATATTCTCAGGATCAAGGAGGTTATACTTCATATCCGTCTATACCAGCTAGCGGATCTCAGTGGTATCAGGGGGGTCAGCCCCAACAGAGCGGAGTTGCTGCTAGTAGTACAGGGTCGTTTAGGCCGCCTGCCCAGGCAGGTCAATGA
- the LOC126605130 gene encoding citrate-binding protein-like codes for MGILNHIALISAAFVILQTRWSSSWPMDPTLGFLRLPLNKSNFHVQKPYDLQESERYSFKHGVHKMWVYFTDKPLYRNSPTHPRTEIRITGYDYSSGVWQFEGYGYVPCGTANVTIMQVFGGSPHATTFMLRVGQNGTLTYYRSAVLASNMYDRWFRLNVIHDANASHLKVYIDGVLKFEAPGRGGTSHYFKCGVYSQPDGSYYMESRWKGIKVLKKCG; via the exons ATGGGTATCCTTAATCACATTGCTTTGATAAGCGCAGCTTTTGTTATCCTACAAACTCGTTGGTCAAGTAGTTGGCCTATGGATCCAACCCTTGGCTTCCTACGACTCCCACTAAACAAATCCAACTTTCACGTCCAAAAACCATATGATTTGCAAGAAAGTGAGCGCTACAGCTTTAAACATGGAGTGCACAAGATGTGGGTATACTTCACAGACAAGCCCCTCTATCGTAATAGTCCTACCCATCCTCGAACTGAGATCCGAATAACG GGATACGATTATTCTTCGGGTGTATGGCAATTCGAAGGATACGGGTATGTACCATGTGGAACAGCCAATGTCACCATAATGCAAGTGTTTGGGGGAAGCCCTCATGCAACAACGTTTATGCTTAGAGTTGGCCAAAATGGTACCCTTACATATTATAGGAGTGCTGTTTTGGCTTCAAACATGTACGACAGGTGGTTCAGGCTTAATGTGATCCATGATGCCAATGCTTCGCATTTAAAGGTTTATATTGATGGAGTTCTCAAGTTTGAGGCACCTGGTCGGGGAGGGACCTCGCATTATTTCAAATGTGGTGTCTACTCGCAGCCAGATGGTTCCTACTACATGGAGTCTCGTTGGAAGGGAATCAAAGTACTCAAGAAATGTGGATGA